The Pochonia chlamydosporia 170 chromosome 1, whole genome shotgun sequence genome window below encodes:
- a CDS encoding tRNA wybutosine-synthesizing protein (similar to Metarhizium acridum CQMa 102 XP_007806411.1) — protein MPKPQPHVDPIQAAISTWLSNLEAPQDADTVTWKRSLCENAPKRFTIYEPMALLPAGSFTNSSWATELQRQNEQTTSALWELILQHISKTGKSTLKLTHLAINEGIPPQNQDGTYENVIRSPSGLRILHGDFGPAAPSNSPSKEDFEQAFWVSTKQNGIHQTWAPRWTMFSRGNVKEKARLLQFPPARKGGGTREKTHDTWAVDLYAGIGYFTLCYAKLGMRVLCWELNPWSVEALRRGAQLNRWSVEVIQGEGLKRSTVEIMKSTATIVVFSESNENARWRSEEMKRGGWLRDVRHVNCGLLPTSRLTWDISLFLTRTATMDGGEAWLHLHENVGDAEIDTRRDEIQALLRDNEEEKHLGRVITAEEVEKVKTYAPGVWHCVFDVRIVTKSDNT, from the coding sequence ATGCCCAAGCCTCAACCTCACGTTGACCCAATCCAGGCGGCCATCTCAACATGGCTTTCCAACCTCGAAGCGCCGCAAGATGCGGACACAGTAACCTGGAAACGAAGTCTCTGCGAGAATGCGCCTAAACGATTTACTATTTACGAGCCCATGGCGCTGTTACCCGCCGGCAGCTTCACCAATAGCTCATGGGCCACGGAGCTGCAACGGCAAAATGAGCAAACCACCAGCGCACTCTGGGAACTGATCCTCCAACATATCTCAAAAACCGGAAAATCAACACTAAAACTAACACATTTAGCCATCAACGAAGGTATTCCCCCGCAGAATCAAGACGGAACATACGAAAACGTCATCCGCAGCCCCAGCGGCTTGCGAATTTTACACGGTGACTTCGGCCCAGCCGCACCAAGCAATTCCCCGTCCAAGGAAGATTTCGAGCAAGCATTCTGGGTATCTACCAAGCAAAACGGCATACACCAAACCTGGGCTCCCCGCTGGACAATGTTCAGTCGGGGCAACGTCAAGGAAAAAGCCCGTCTGCTGCAGTTCCCTCCCGCACGCAAGGGTGGTGGAACTCGTGAGAAAACACACGACACATGGGCGGTGGACTTATACGCCGGAATCGGGTATTTCACCTTGTGCTACGCAAAGCTAGGCATGCGGGTGCTCTGCTGGGAGCTTAATCCCTGGAGCGTGGAGGCCCTTCGTCGTGGAGCGCAGTTGAATAGGTGGAGTGTAGAGGTTATCCAGGGAGAGGGACTGAAACGGTCTACAGTTGAGATCATGAAAAGTACGGCGACTATTGTGGTGTTTTCGGAGAGTAATGAGAATGCGCGGTGGAGAAGCGAGGAGATGAAGAGAGGAGGATGGCTTCGGGATGTGAGGCATGTTAATTGTGGATTACTGCCTACCAGTAGATTAACGTGGGATATTTCGCTGTTTCTGACGAGGACGGCGACCATGGATGGCGGAGAGGCATGGCTGCATCTTCATGAGAATGTGGGTGACGCTGAGATTGACACGAGACGGGACGAGATACAGGCTCTTTTGCGGGAtaatgaagaagagaagcatCTGGGCAGGGTGATAacggcggaggaggtggaaaAGGTCAAGACGTATGCGCCCGGGGTGTGGCATTGCGTTTTTGATGTGCGTATTGTTACAAAGTCAGATAACACATGA